A stretch of the Anaerolineae bacterium genome encodes the following:
- a CDS encoding succinate dehydrogenase cytochrome b subunit, whose product MSWFINTFKTSIGKKLIMAVTGLGFICFLMAHLAGNLTLYGGKNAFNSYAERLHTFGPIITIVELGLLFLIIMHVLIGSVLFYQNTLARPIKYKVYKSAGGRSLGSATMPYSGFIILAFVIFHLINFHFVDKTGTTIFQIVAKAFTSPLYIVIYIAVMIVLAIHTSHAFWSLFQTTGINHPKYTPIIKIAGIVISLIFGVGFGFLPVYVSFIS is encoded by the coding sequence ATGAGCTGGTTTATAAACACATTTAAAACTTCCATCGGCAAAAAGCTGATAATGGCTGTAACAGGGCTGGGCTTTATCTGCTTTCTTATGGCACATCTTGCCGGCAACCTTACTCTTTACGGCGGCAAAAACGCCTTCAACTCTTATGCCGAACGGCTTCATACCTTTGGACCAATTATAACCATAGTAGAACTTGGACTTTTGTTTTTGATCATTATGCATGTTTTAATTGGATCTGTCCTGTTTTATCAAAACACTCTCGCCAGACCGATTAAATACAAGGTTTATAAAAGCGCGGGCGGACGCAGTTTAGGCTCGGCAACCATGCCGTACAGCGGCTTTATTATTCTTGCATTTGTCATTTTTCACCTTATTAACTTTCATTTTGTGGATAAAACAGGCACCACTATTTTTCAAATTGTGGCCAAAGCCTTTACAAGCCCTTTATATATCGTCATATACATTGCTGTAATGATTGTTTTGGCGATCCATACGAGCCACGCTTTTTGGAGTTTATTCCAAACCACAGGTATTAATCATCCTAAATACACGCCCATTATAAAAATAGCCGGCATTGTAATCAGTCTGATTTTCGGTGTGGGATTTGGTTTTCTCCCGGTCTATGTTTCGTTTATTTCATAA